A genomic window from Macaca thibetana thibetana isolate TM-01 chromosome 16, ASM2454274v1, whole genome shotgun sequence includes:
- the LOC126939407 gene encoding LOW QUALITY PROTEIN: olfactory receptor 4D1 (The sequence of the model RefSeq protein was modified relative to this genomic sequence to represent the inferred CDS: substituted 1 base at 1 genomic stop codon) — MEPQTTTQVSMFVLLGFSQTQELQKFLFLLFLFVYITTIVGNLLIMVTVTFDCQLHTPMYFLLXNLALIDLCYSTVTSPKMLVDFLHETKTISYQGCMAQIFFFHLLGGGTVFFLSVMAYDRYIAISQPLHYVTIMNTQLCVGLVVATWVEGFVHAIVQLALILPLPFCGPNILDNFYCDVPQVLRLACTDTSLLEFLMISNSGLLVIIWFLLLLMSYTVILVMLRSHSGKAKRKAASTCTTHIIVVSMIFIPCIYIYIRPFTPFPMDKAVSISYTVMTPMFNPVIYTLRNQDMKAAMRRLGKCLVICRE; from the coding sequence ATGGAACCACAGACCACCACACAGGTATCAATGTTTGTCCTCTTAGGGTTTTCACAGACCCAGGAGCTTCAGAAATTCCTATTCCTTCTGTTCCTATTTGTCTACATCACCACCATTGTGGGAAACCTCCTTATCATGGTCACAGTGACTTTTGACTGCCAGCTCCACACACCCATGTATTTTCTGCTCTGAAATCTAGCTCTCATAGACCTCTGCTATTCCACAGTCACCTCTCCAAAGATGCTGGTGGACTTCCTCCATGAGACCAAGACAATCTCCTACCAGGGCTGCATGGCCCAGATCTTCTTCTTCCACCTTTTGGGAGGTGGGACTGTCTTTTTTCTCTCAGTCATGGCCTATGACCGCTACATAGCCATCTCCCAGCCCCTCCACTATGTCACCATCATGAACACTCAACTGTGCGTGGGGCTGGTGGTAGCCACCTGGGTGGAGGGCTTTGTCCACGCCATTGTCCAACTGGCTCTGATACTTCCACTGCCCTTCTGTGGCCCCAACATCCTAGATAACTTCTACTGTGATGTTCCCCAAGTACTGAGACTTGCCTGCACTGATACCTCCCTCCTGGAGTTCCTCATGATCTCCAACAGTGGGCTGCTAGTTATCATCTGGTTCCTCCTCCTTCTGATGTCTTATACTGTCATCCTGGTGATGCTGAGGTCCCACTCaggaaaggcaaagaggaaggcAGCTTCCACCTGCACCACCCACATCATTGTAGTGTCCATGATCTTCATTCcctgtatctatatctacatcCGGCCCTTCACCCCATTCCCCATGGACAAGGCTGTGTCCATCAGCTACACGGTCATGACCCCCATGTTCAATCCCGTGATCTACACTCTGAGAAACCAGGACATGAAAGCAGCCATGAGGAGATTAGGAAAGTGCCTAGTGATTTGCAGGGAGTAA